From the Amia ocellicauda isolate fAmiCal2 chromosome 12, fAmiCal2.hap1, whole genome shotgun sequence genome, the window TCATCAGGTCTCGCTGGTAGAAGATGCGCAGTGGCTTCCCCGTCGCATTGGCTATGTGGGAATTTGAGTTTCTATTTAGGTTGAAGccaaagagggaggagatggTATCTGCCAGAAGGTCACCTgaaaaatagaaatacaaaatcGAGACCAATTTTGATCTTCAGTGAGTATCCTagctaacacacaatgctgCCACactgtgtgttagcagggtttAGGCCTAGTACTGCACAAGGCGATAAGATAACTTAAAAGGAAATCAACATCTTGACTTTGGAACTGCGAACTATTTAATTATGGGGTTGGCTGATGAAAAGTAACCTAATGGGTTTTAATATACCTGGCTGGAGTACATATAGATTACAGATTCAATTTTCTCTGATTGTTCATTATCTCTGATAAGCCTACCTGAGTGAATAATtacattaagtaattgggagctcctTTGGGAACAAACACCAGCAAACAATTTTCAAATTAGACAAATGACTTACCATTCAGCAGGAAGGTTGGCCTGGTGGCATTGGTTCCAGTTGCTGCTGCCAGTCCTGCAGTCACCGAGTTCCCAGTCACTGTGAAAATGAAGGGCACACTGTGAGAAACTTGGGGACAATAGGACATTTACATGGAGATCTTACAAACAGGGTTTAAACGCCttgccaatgttttttttttttaagcttaaaTTGGCTGGGGATTAACATACTGGACAATGCTAAGACCCAGATCTGAGTATTGACTGACATCTTATAATAACAAATTATAATTGTGTTCGTACTTTATCCACATGTCCAGTAGTAGTAATGCACCCGTCTCAGATAACGTTTCCTATATCTACCTTGCCAGGTTCATTTTCATGCACTCTGCAGCAGGTGCAAAGGAATACCTTTGCCCCTATTGGTTATGCTAGGGTATGTTTAAAGATTAGCCAGATCTGTGTCAACATAAGGGGAACATTTATTCTGCACTGTGTTGTCCGTCTCACTGTTTAACATGAAATACACGAGGCCAGCACTTTTGACCGAATACACACACCTCCATCTGCTGTGGATCGTTTCTTCAACAGCAGCCAGTTCAATCAGTCATTCAATCAATTGTGATATAGTATATCGCCTTAATggttgataaacatacaaaaaattaaaataagcaaTCAAATTAACCTAACTACAATAagctaaaataaactaaaattaaacaGCAGACTGATCAGTGTTCAGGTTACAATGACACCGCCACCCGTTTTGAAAAAGCGTTTGAACTGATCATCTTGAATATATTAGCATGGGGAGAAAAATCTACTGGAGCTATTCGTATTACAGTAACATTTAACTTTCGATTAATGAGGGGGAAGGGCGGTGCTGACACTGACAAAACGTTACTTTCTCTAAAAGACGTAACGATTATTTGTATATAGTAGGAAAACTCCACTTACAAATTAACGTGTACGTCTGTTATTCTGCTATTAgttgtattttactttaaaaaaataagctaAATGGCACAATTTGGCTAATGTGAAAGTAAAACTGCTTTCTCGAAGTTAACTTCTTCCTATACTTttacattaaatgttttaatgtttgtatCCACTGCAACTTTTACAGGTTACTGTAACAAACATATTCTGCATATGGAGTGCAAAGTAAAGGTCACCATGCCATCATGCACATGACAATTGGGcagcagttatatatatatatatatatatatatatatatatatatatatatatatatatatattaatgctttTCTCCCATTACTTACATGCAATCGTATTCTGTCTTAGTTCTTCGGCTATTTGGTTTTCATCGATGGCTTGCAGCACCTCGACCGTTACTGGGGCCGCCTTACACTCTGTGTAAGTGCGCACTATTTTATGCGCCAGGTCCGCCGGCTCTGCTGTCTCGATTACTCCCTTGCGGATCTTCGGTTCCCCAAGACGGTCGCATAATTTGGTCTTAAATTTCTTCAGGTCTCTCTCCGTGAGCTCCTCCAGGGCGTCTGTGATATGATCTTGGATGGTTTTCGACATTATTTATCTATTGATTTCAAACAATACGCAGTGCTAAGAGGTCCTGCAGTCAGCGCAGAAATGTGTAGGTCACAAATGCTCATATCCTttaaagtgaaagaaaaaatTTGGGGGGGTGGGCCTTAGATTTCGAGTCCGCATTATTGCTGACCGGGGATCGGATTCCTCATCATTCATATCTAGCAGATGTTAACACAGAAATAAGATGACTAGTTTCACATTAATGAAGTAAATCATACTTTTATTATCTGAACATTAAAATGTTACAGTTCACATAATACTGTGTGTGTTCCCCTGTTGATAGCTTGATAATCGTTTCAGACCAGGTCAATTTGCTTTTCAATCAAACTAGCCTTAGCCCAGCTACTCCATCATCGTAATGCCACGGACCCATctgattgtaaaaataatttataaaagCCCTCTGATTGTACAAATAACATACAAACCCTGTGTGCTTGTAAATATAGCATGCTACTTTATAAGCAGTTGCATCTCCTTATTAACGACATCAAAACTCTGGTCTGAAATTTGCGACTTAAGTAACGAAAAGCAAAatttatagaattgtaaacaaaaaaaaaaaaatatatatatatatcaaaagcaaaataataattgaaaggaaattatgtttgagtgacagttcttcctaacccaatcagtgagcagatgagctggtctgacagtcaccaCTCTGCAACAAATCTTTGACTTCACCACTGATTGCAACCGCACGACTGAGTGGGTGCAACTACATGGCTTCAGAATgtaattatacactcacctaaaggattattgggaacacctgttcaatttctcattaatgcaattatctaaccaaccaatcacatggcagttgcttcaatgcatttaggggtgtgatcCTGAttaagacaatctcctgaactccaaactgaatgtctgaatgggaaagaaaggtgatttaagcaattttgagcgtggcatggttgttggtgccagacgggccggtctgagtatttcacaatctgctcagttactgggattttcacgcacaaccatttctagggtttacaaagaatggtgtgaaaagggaaaaacatccagtatgcagcagtcctgtgggcgaaaatgccttgttgatgctagaggtcagaggagaatgggccgactgattcaagctgatagaagagcaactttgactgaaataaccactcgttacaacccaggtatgcagcaaagcatttgtgaagccacaacacgtacaaccttgaggcggatgggctacaacagcagaagaccccaccgggtaccactcatctccactacaaataggaaaaagaggctacaatttgcacaagctcaccaaaattggacagttgaagactggaaaaatgttgcctggtctgatgagtctcgatttctgttgaaacattcagatggtagagtcagaatttggcgtaaacagaatgagaacatggatccatcatgccttgttaccactgtgcaggctggtggtggtggtgtaatggtgtgggggatgttttcttggcacacgttaggccccttagtgccaattgggcatcgtttaaatgccacggcctacctgagcattgtttctgaccatgtccatccctttatgaccaccatgtacccatccgcTGATggatacttccagcaggataatgcaccatgccacaaaggtcgaatcatttcaaattggtttcttgaacatgacaatgagttcactgtactaaactggcccccacagtcaccagatctcaacccaatagagcatctttgggatgtggtggaacgggagcttcgtgccctggatgtgcatcccacaaatctccatcaactgcaagatgctatcctatcaatatgggccaacatttctaaagaatgctttcagcaccttgttgaatcaatgccacgtagaattaaggcagttctgaaggcgaaagagggtcaaacacagtattagtatggtgttcctaataatcctttaggtgagtgtatacttttAGAAGTGTATTGaggctgattattattattactattattaagatTAATCTATCCATCTGTTTTTATTAACCACTACACAGTAAAAGGCCGGCTACACCCTGGCAGGTTATTAGGAtttatgtgtaaataaatacatttaaattgtctcaaaatatatgcagaatacagtaaaataaaagttttgTATTCTATATGCAAGACCCACCCTAGCTTTTGGGCCccctttaacatacactgtacaatttgaaaaaataaatgtagtgataaatacaaaagtaaatagtgcactgttcagatttattgtattgaattgtattgcaCTTGCACTATATTGTACAGTATGCattaatatacaaaataatacatactaattgaaattgaaatacaGTGGATAATTGCTTAGGCTTGGGACCGTTGTGATGTTATTCACTTAACCAGAGTATGCATTAATCCAGAGCAAGTTATAAAAACCTAAAATCCCATAAAAgcctacatttataaatcagttATTGTAGGCTTATGGTACCAGAAGCACAATAAACAGAAATCAGGAAAATCTGTTATCGCATGTAAAGCATGCAACAACTCAATCAATGTGGGATATAGTACACAATAATGTATCTGCTTCTACCAAAAATAGCTTagaccaagctctcaattactacacttaacccttaattgaactaataatttcctaagtCAGAaccttttaatcattttaagcaGTAGGGGTTAATTTAagcatataattaaataaataacatgttaAAGAACCAACTGTTTtactacacaatttaaaaagtcaactCTAAGCAGATTGCtatttcaattaaggttcaattaagtaattgagagctcggttgggaAAAAAGCTAGCAGGGCAGGaggtccaggaccagggttgggaaccccaGGGTTGGGAACTtcacaaaatatacagtattttctctaaattgttttaatttcactcTTTGTCATATCTATAGCCATATGTCCTCAagtgtattcattaatttatctaGCTCACATCTTCACTGAAAAGGTAATGATGAGTTATAAtgaaaacagttcaaactactctatggtaaatgaaaataaagttcATAGCTGGTAAACACtctttgattgtttttcttcttcttctgcagcTTGCTACATATATGGTCCTCAGAAAGGTTCCATATAAATCCATTTTCTGCAGCTCTCTGGTAGGAACCCTAGACATTCACAGTATAGAACCAAATTGTTAAAGATTTAAGGGGGAGAGAATGGCGCAGTATGAGAGTGAGGTGAACAGGTGGGCCTCGGTCAGTGGGCGGCACTGATGGACTGCACCGCTGCGGAAGCCGTGGCCATGCAGCTGAGACTGCAGAGTGCGGGAGCCCCGCTTACATCAGTAACCGGAGGGAAACCCCACCAATTCTCCCCTGTTATCACCTCCGCTCTGGAAATAGGAAGAAATAGGAACTATTAAGTGAAACATTGAacaatcttgtttgttttaaataactgaATGTAATGCAATGGTGAATGAATTATGATTGTGCAAATCTTGATAAATGCaataaggaacaaaaaaaatctacctTCAACTGAGGCAGTTGCTTCTTTCACATTTTTTGAGGCATCTGAAAGACAACATTTTTTTGAAGTTAGACCACAAAGCCTTAACTAAATTAGACCATGTCTGACCAattaaatgaaacactacaaatGAATTAAGCTTTAATATTATAAAACCTTTAAGTTTAAGACGATAAGTTTTGCACCAGCTGAAAGCAAAAGGGAAATACTCATGTataaaatcataaataacatatTAATCTGTTTAATGCTTCATAATTGACAAATCTACAAATAACACTTACTAAGTATTAACGACCTTGATCATCTGAAAGTGTGCCTTATTGCATGTTTACCATATAGTCCAAAACTGGAGTGCACACACTGGGACAGATTCATGTATGAAGACTAATATACAGAATTCAGCCCTCCAGCATTGTCAAACGATTAACTGGGatctaattaaaacaatacaaattaaagtagaAATGAAAATGAGCTGTACACAGTTTACACATCTCTAGCAATAAAAGTACATGAATTGTTTAATTATCTAGATGGCAGatggaaaatgtttaaatactacAATCACTGCTGCAAAACATTCTGCCTGCTGTGATGTATTCTCCAATACGTCTGTATAATATATGATTGTATTTGTAGGTATAGTATTGTTGGCCTGTACATCTGTTTAATTAGCACTTGCATAGCATAGTCTGCCTGTTGTTTAACCCGCTGGAAGTTGAGCTTTGTATGTTCACAATCTTGTCACTGTAGAAGATGTAATTACAGGGGCAAcgacagtacccccccccccacacccaatCAGCCTGCACAGACTGACTAATTGACCCTGCAAACACAagttatgtaattcatttaaaataattttgaaaacatAATTCATGCATTTACATATAAGACAATGCTGGAATCCCATAAATGGCATTTGGACATTCCTCTATATAAATTAGTACAGTGACATTATTCTGTACAAAAGATAAATGttcattttagtttgttttaatacatacatacatacatacatacatacatacatacatacatacatatacatattccGTACTAGCTAGTACGCAACTTAGTACAGAGCTCCGTACTAACTCTGCGAGTTCGATGCAATTGACCCAACAGGCCTAATATTTATTGTTAATTacctatgtgtttgtttgtttgctttattaaaCCATTCAGTCATCATTTTTCACTTTCATTGTGGTATTAAGGCTGCTttatataacatttaaataatttgctgCTTGAGATGGCCCAGACAggattctgtgtgtttgtgtattagatattttgtgtgtgtatacattcaTCATCTTATGTTTTAGGCCGAAGCACTGATGAAAATACTGAAGCCAGAAATACAATTGTCCTTTTCCTAAACCCCTCTCTGCCCTCACTCGGGGTGAAGTGTTGTCAGTTCACCCTACTTCACTAAGCCTTGCCTCTCGCTCCCAGTCCTGCCTCTAACTGCCTACTGGATCGTGACCTTTGCCTGTGACCTTGACTACGTCTTTGACTAGCCCTTTATTGCCCTTATCAGCCACCTCTACAAGTACTGCACTTTTCCTGTGCCCTGCGGTCTTTTTGATCATGACAGTAGGCCTAtgcatttaattgtaattttttgTGCACACATTAAACTCCAGTGATCAAGATTATTGTTTGCGATTAGAAACGTTCTGTAACAATTGTTTTTTTCGGGGCATTAAATAGGGTACTTCAGAAAACAGGGCAGAGGAATGAAAATGTGCTGTGGCCCCCCTTTCTGCACGTCCCTGcaaccatatataaaaacactgaCAGCCCCACACTGCTCACTGTGGACTGTGTGCTGGAATTTAGCTGCCGCTGGAATGGTGCTGTGCGCGGAGTAAATGCCGTCATTCTGCGTTTGGCGCACACCTACGAATATAGCAGGAATCACGCTTAATTTCAACCACTCCCCCATATTGCGCCATGCATAAAAAAACGCCACAGGATGGATTGCGCAGCGCAAATGGGGGtttgaatatggcaaataatgcgtAGTGTGCTGATGCTGATTTATCACTTTAATCGGAACATACTGGATTTACATAATCTCCTGATTGGCGAATCTTAGAAACGTGGCTTCTTGCACCTCGTCACGTGTTGAGGTTTGTTCTATGGATTTGTGGCAGGTTCAACTTCTTCAGACCTTTGTAACATTGAGATATTATTGTAACACTGTAAAATTGGGGCTTGATTTTGGcaaatgtttttgttctttgttaacACGAACACCGCAGCCTCATTGATTTAAACTCGGTGTTTGAGTGTGTGCACGGACTCGTCATATTCTCACCGTCCGTGTCCTTGTAGCTGGTCCCCATCGAGGATGTCACTTCTGTTGTAATTCACTGTCACTGCGAAATTAAAGGACTCGCGTTAGGACACCATACTATGGAGCACAGTGGGAAAATAAATTGGCATCTGTCTGGCAGCCTGTGTGGACTTCACGTGTTGTCCTTGGTTGATTTGTGTGCCCCGGGTGCTCAGGTTTCATCTCTCATTCCAAATATATGCCACTTTGGTTTACTGGCTACTCTAAACTGTCCTATAGTATGAGTGTGGTGTGGGAGCCCCCCTGACTGCTATAacctatatatagatagatagatagaaagatagattcTCAGTTTATAATTTACAAAGCACTGAATATTgggatcaacaacaacaaaaaagaaaatatctaACATGAATAAAGTCAATACCATacctgtgtttgtattttttgcttGTTGACATTTAGTAAACAAATCCATACCAGTTAAATAAAACCAATAAATGGATTGAGAGCGATACTGCATTTAATGTACTTAAATTAACTATATTTTAGATATAGTTGTGCTCGAGTGTATAGGCTACGTATTGTATAAAAGGGAATATTGAGGCTAGCGCCTCATTTTCCCGCTGATGTTTAACCCAATCTTTGTTTCGTTAGTTACAAACTGTGTGCATGTGCAGTTTATGGcagtttttaatattgttttagttaaatttatTTAATCGTCTAAATGCCTGCTTATGTGTTTTCCCGCTGTTGTATATCTCATACCATCACTAGGACTGAATGATCATATTTCTAGGATTTTTTGGGGTCACTGTCTCAGTTTCAGTCTCCAGTCAAaatatcagtttttatttatcatCTAAAATTAAACAGCTTCGGATCGTGTGTTAagtgaaaaagtaaaataataataaaaatagtctGCTTGGACTCCTTGTCGATTGTAGCTCCACCCAGACGATTTTAAGTTTTcccaatgtgtttttaaattaaagcaCTTTACATAGAGATTTGaagttttgtaatttgttttaagcAGCCCGGGATTTTCTCTGTAGAACAGAAACCGCAGGCGGACTTCCGTatacggagagagagagagagagagagagagagagagagagagagagagagagagagagagagagtattttgGCTTTAGAAAACTCAGGCAGCGACCCACCCCTATGTCTAGACACgtaattcattttttcacattattattattattattattattattattattattattattattattattattattattgattaattGGCAGATGCCCATATCGAAGGCTACTTACAGTTTGCACAAATATTACAAAAgtcaatacaaatcaatacaaaaagtattacaattataattataattataattatacaaaaaatcTTATACAAAAAAGAGAAGAATCAGGTCAAGTGACCACATTTACAGGTTGTCAGACAAGGACTAACAATGACAAACTGGTCATCCCGAGATGTCGGACGTCGAGACACCATATCCTTATATGTGCAGACTCTTCAATGACAACGGATTGTTGCCTTAGGATATTAGATTTAGCTTAAAAAAGATTAGAGATTAGATGTTAGCTTTGACATTTTTagcattttaaattgtatacgGATTGATGATTTTTATTGTAACAGCAAAGTAAttcaatgtttttaatgaacATGATGAAGTATTTAATGAAGTTTGATGAAGTTTAATGAAGTATTTTTAAGAACCTGTAATAATGCTGAAGGATCAATAAACAATGAAGAATTTCCCAAATTACTCTGAGAACTGCTTGGCCCTTCCTGATTTTGGAAACATATTAATGTGAATCACAAATAAACACCTCGGAGGCAGTATACACTTTTAGAAgtaatgtgttaaaattaacacattctgtgtttgttcaagaaaaataaaataataaataataataataaataataaataataaaataaaatataccaaATTACAACATAATAATGTTTTTGAACACAGTAATGTttatttgtctcacacagacgTGTTAAAAGGGCATTGTATTGTTCTTTGGtgaattttaattgtgttttcctTGAACAAACATAATGCATTAAGTTTAAGACATTCGTTCTAAGAGTGTAACAGGATATGTCACTGGTTTTCGCCATTTTATGTAACCTAAGCCTGAAAAACACTACAACAAGCAGActtaaaatacaattgtttttaatgtgaaacATTCAAACAACCCCCCTCTACATAAACGCACAATCACACAGACATGTTTTCAATTAAACTGCAACAATGTAAGCAAAAAAAGTTTATGCAACACAGTGAGCTTGGACAATTTCAATAGCATGTCTTTTGTTTTCGTAACTCTATTCGTGGCGAAGTCCCAGAGGAAGTCGACCACGTGGTCCAAAATAGAAACCACAATCACACAGCGATGAGGGGCTGCAGGTCCAGCTGCCTGGTGAGTGTGCGGGTGAAGATGCACCTTTTTACGGGTACGGTGGGTTCGCTTTCTCTTCACCTGCAACGTTAGAACACAACAAGTATAGCCTATT encodes:
- the LOC136764825 gene encoding uncharacterized protein LOC136764825, whose protein sequence is MSKTIQDHITDALEELTERDLKKFKTKLCDRLGEPKIRKGVIETAEPADLAHKIVRTYTECKAAPVTVEVLQAIDENQIAEELRQNTIALTGNSVTAGLAAATGTNATRPTFLLNGDLLADTISSLFGFNLNRNSNSHIANATGKPLRIFYQRDLMRLDDVVVEVGKDASSDGSGHKKKLFNPRSPIPSVRLPINDYIKIQGQGTFYISVFVEDVDEENSYVETIQANFQVPSDRSIIVTANLNIKFQKYGASCWEDDLGNIHR